A single window of Nomascus leucogenys isolate Asia chromosome 18, Asia_NLE_v1, whole genome shotgun sequence DNA harbors:
- the CFD gene encoding complement factor D — MHSWERLAVLVLLGAAACAAQPRGRILGGREAEAHARPYMASVQVNGAHLCGGVLVAEQWVLSAAHCLENAADGKVQVLLGAHSLSQPESSKRLYDVLRAVHHPDSQPDTIDHDLLLLQLSEKATLGPAVRPLPWQRVDRDVAPGTLCDVAGWGTVNHAGSRPDRLQHVLLPVLDRATCNRRTHHDGAITERMMCAESNRRDSCKGDSGGPLVCGGVLEGVVTSGSRVCGNRKKPGIYTRVASYAAWIDSVLA; from the exons ATGCACAGCTGGGAGCGCCTGGCAGTTCTGGTCCTCCTAGGAGCGGCCGCCTGCG CTGCGCAGCCCCGTGGTCGGATCCTGGGCGGCAGAGAGGCCGAGGCGCACGCGCGGCCCTACATGGCGTCGGTGCAGGTGAACGGCGCGCACCTGTGCGGCGGCGTCCTGGTGGCAGAGCAGTGGGTGCTGAGCGCGGCGCACTGCCTGGAGAACGC GGCCGACGGGAAGGTGCAGGTTCTCCTGGGCGCGCACTCCCTGTCGCAGCCGGAGTCCTCCAAGCGCCTGTACGACGTGCTCCGCGCAGTGCACCATCCGGACAGCCAGCCGGACACCATCGACCACGACCTCCTGCTGCTACAG CTGTCGGAGAAGGCCACGCTGGGCCCTGCTGTGCGCCCCCTGCCCTGGCAGCGCGTGGACCGCGACGTGGCGCCGGGAACTCTCTGCGACGTGGCCGGCTGGGGCACAGTCAACCACGCGGGCAGCCGCCCGGACCGCCTGCAGCACGTGCTCTTGCCAGTGCTGGACCGCGCCACCTGCAACCGGCGCACGCACCACGACGGCGCCATCACCGAGCGCATGATGTGCGCGGAAAGCAACCGCCGGGATAGCTGCAAG GGCGACTCCGGGGGCCCGCTGGTGTGCGGGGGCGTGCTCGAGGGCGTGGTCACCTCGGGCTCGCGCGTTTGCGGCAACCGCAAGAAGCCTGGGATATACACGCGCGTGGCGAGCTATGCGGCCTGGATCGACAGCGTCCTGGCCTAG
- the ELANE gene encoding neutrophil elastase, giving the protein MTLSRRPACLFLACVLPALLLGGTALASEIVGGRRARPHAWPFMVSLQRRGGHFCGATLIAPNFVMSAAHCVGNVNFRTVRAVLGAHNLRRREPTRQVFAVQRIFENGYDPVNFLNDIVILQLNGSATINTNVQVAQLPAQGRRVGNGVQCLAMGWGLLGRDRGIASVLQELNVTVVTSLCRRSNVCTLVRGRRAGVCFGDSGSPLVCNGLIHGIASFVRGGCASGLYPDAFAPVAQFVNWINSIIQRSEDHPYPHPRDPDPASRTH; this is encoded by the exons ATGACCCTCAGCCGACGACCCGCCTGTCTTTTCCTCGCCTGTGTCCTGCCGGCCTTGCTGCTGGGGG GCACCGCGCTGGCCTCGGAGATTGTGGGGGGCCGGCGAGCGCGGCCCCACGCGTGGCCCTTCATGGTGTCCCTGCAGCGGCGTGGAGGCCACTTCTGCGGCGCCACCCTGATTGCGCCCAACTTCGTCATGTCGGCCGCGCACTGCGTGGGGAACGT AAACTTCCGCACGGTGCGGGCGGTCCTGGGAGCCCACAACCTCCGGCGGCGGGAGCCCACCCGGCAGGTGTTCGCGGTGCAGCGCATCTTCGAAAACGGCTACGACCCCGTCAACTTCCTCAACGACATCGTGATTCTCCAG CTCAACGGGTCAGCCACCATCAACACCAACGTGCAGGTGGCCCAGCTGCCGGCCCAGGGCCGCCGCGTGGGCAACGGGGTGCAGTGCCTGGCGATGGGCTGGGGCCTTCTGGGCAGGGACCGTGGGATCGCCAGCGTCCTGCAGGAGCTCAACGTGACGGTGGTGACGTCCCTCTGCCGCCGCAGCAATGTCTGCACTCTCGTGAGGGGCCGGCGGGCCGGCGTCTGCTTT GGAGACTCCGGCAGCCCCTTGGTCTGCAATGGGCTAATCCACGGAATCGCCTCCTTCGTCCGGGGAGGATGTGCCTCAGGGCTCTACCCCGACGCCTTTGCCCCGGTGGCACAGTTTGTAAACTGGATCAACTCCATCATCCAACGCTCTGAGGACCACCCCTATCCCCACCCCCGGGACCCGGACCCGGCCAGCAGGACCCACTGA
- the PRTN3 gene encoding myeloblastin — MAHWPPSPALASVLLALLLSGAARAAEIVGGHEAQPHSRPYMASLQVRGSLGSHFCGGTLIHPSFVLTAAHCLQDIPHRLVNVVLGAHSVQTQEPTQQRFSVAQVFQNNYDAENKLNDVLLIQLSSPANLSASVATVQLPQQDQPVPHGTQCLAMGWGRVGTHDPPAQVLQELNVTVVTFLCRSHNICTFVPRRGAGICFGDSGGPLICDGVIQGVDSFVIGACATRHFPDFFARVALYVDWIRSVLRRVEAEGRP, encoded by the exons ATGGCTCACTggccccccagccctgccctggcgTCCGTCCTACTGGCCTTGCTGCTGAGTG GTGCTGCCCGAGCTGCGGAGATCGTGGGCGGGCACGAGGCGCAGCCACACTCCCGGCCCTACATGGCCTCCCTGCAGGTGCGGGGGAGCCTGGGCAGCCACTTCTGCGGAGGCACCTTGATCCACCCTAGCTTCGTGCTGACGGCCGCGCACTGCCTGCAGGATAT ACCCCACCGCCTGGTGAACGTGGTGCTCGGAGCACACAGCGTGCAGACGCAGGAGCCCACCCAGCAGCGCTTCTCGGTGGCTCAAGTGTTTCAGAACAACTACGACGCTGAGAACAAACTCAACGACGTTCTCCTCATCCAG CTGAGCAGCCCGGCCAACCTCAGTGCCTCCGTCGCCACAGTCCAGCTGCCACAGCAGGACCAGCCAGTGCCCCACGGCACCCAGTGCCTGGCCATGGGCTGGGGCCGCGTGGGCACCCATGACCCCCCagcccaggtcctgcaggagctcAATGTCACCGTGGTCACCTTCCTGTGCCGGTCACATAACATTTGCACTTTCGTCCCTCGCCGCGGCGCCGGCATCTGCTTC GGAGACTCAGGTGGCCCCCTGATCTGTGACGGCGTCATCCAGGGAGTAGACTCCTTCGTGATCGGGGCATGTGCCACCCGCCATTTCCCCGACTTCTTCGCACGGGTAGCCCTCTACGTGGACTGGATCCGTTCCGTGTTGCGCCGCGTGGAGGCCGAGGGCCGCCCCTGA